Proteins from a single region of Thermovibrio guaymasensis:
- a CDS encoding site-2 protease family protein gives MENWILDLLVALPAVLWAITIHEFAHGIVAYKLGDPTPKLQGRLTLNPLAHIDILGFVALLLVKFGWAKPVMVNPRNFRKLGPRWGEVAVSIAGPMANFLSALVSALLLKYFPFELLPVGVAQPLFLILKYSLFINVAFGVFNLLPIPPLDGAKVLEAFLPYNLYLKYKQVEPYGPIILIILVISPILNWILVPLVNGMVKAILVLT, from the coding sequence TTGGAAAACTGGATACTTGACCTTTTAGTAGCACTACCGGCAGTTCTCTGGGCCATAACTATCCACGAGTTTGCCCACGGGATCGTAGCCTACAAACTCGGAGACCCTACTCCAAAACTTCAGGGAAGGCTCACACTGAATCCCCTTGCCCACATTGACATTTTAGGTTTCGTTGCCCTACTGCTGGTTAAGTTCGGGTGGGCTAAACCTGTAATGGTAAATCCGAGGAACTTTAGAAAGCTCGGACCTCGCTGGGGAGAGGTTGCAGTTTCAATAGCAGGGCCGATGGCTAACTTCTTAAGCGCCCTGGTTTCAGCACTCCTACTAAAATACTTTCCCTTTGAGTTACTTCCAGTTGGCGTAGCCCAGCCCCTATTCTTAATCCTCAAGTACAGCCTCTTCATCAACGTTGCCTTTGGAGTTTTTAACCTCCTTCCGATTCCACCTCTTGACGGAGCAAAAGTCCTTGAGGCTTTTCTTCCTTACAACCTGTACTTAAAGTACAAACAGGTAGAGCCCTACGGTCCAATTATTCTGATAATTCTAGTTATCAGCCCGATTCTCAACTGGATATTAGTCCCCCTCGTTAACGGAATGGTCAAGGCAATTCTCGTCTTAACCTAA
- a CDS encoding TIGR00296 family protein: MLLDLEKGEFLVKLARLAAEEYLKRGVKVEPPPSTPKELWEERGVFVTIKRYPSRELRGCIGYPEPIMPLVLATIDASISAATRDPRFYPMRPEELPHVTFEVTVLTPPQPINVPPEELPKAIKVGRDGLIVRCGMASGLLLPQVPVEWGWNEEEFLSQTCMKAGLPPNCWLDPRCKFYKFQGQIFTEVEPYGEVVEEEISP; encoded by the coding sequence ATGTTGCTTGACCTTGAAAAGGGAGAGTTCCTCGTAAAACTTGCAAGGCTGGCCGCTGAAGAGTACTTGAAGAGGGGAGTTAAGGTAGAACCTCCACCAAGCACTCCTAAAGAACTGTGGGAAGAGAGGGGAGTTTTCGTAACCATAAAGAGGTACCCAAGCAGGGAACTTAGGGGCTGTATAGGGTATCCGGAGCCTATAATGCCCTTAGTTCTAGCCACTATTGATGCATCAATAAGTGCCGCAACGAGAGACCCCCGCTTTTACCCAATGAGGCCTGAGGAACTCCCCCACGTAACCTTTGAAGTAACAGTTCTAACTCCCCCTCAGCCAATTAACGTTCCACCTGAAGAACTTCCAAAGGCTATAAAGGTTGGACGTGACGGCCTTATAGTAAGGTGTGGGATGGCAAGCGGACTTCTCCTTCCTCAGGTGCCCGTAGAGTGGGGCTGGAACGAGGAAGAGTTCCTATCTCAAACCTGTATGAAGGCGGGCCTTCCTCCAAACTGCTGGCTTGACCCAAGGTGTAAGTTCTATAAGTTTCAGGGACAGATATTTACAGAAGTTGAACCCTACGGGGAAGTTGTGGAGGAAGAAATTTCTCCATAG
- the crcB gene encoding fluoride efflux transporter CrcB — translation MNTLIWIGTGGFFGAIARFLISGLVQKHFQVPFPVGTLAVNVLGSFLIGFFVLLFEEIIAPQYKGMLITGFLGALTTFSTFSYETSILILEGAYLRALLNVLLNVFLCLTATFLGMWTFKTLFRGL, via the coding sequence GTGAACACCTTAATCTGGATTGGTACAGGAGGTTTCTTCGGGGCAATTGCCCGCTTTTTAATTTCAGGGCTAGTTCAAAAGCACTTTCAAGTCCCGTTTCCGGTGGGAACTTTAGCGGTTAACGTCCTTGGAAGTTTCCTAATAGGTTTTTTTGTCCTACTTTTTGAGGAAATAATAGCTCCTCAGTACAAAGGAATGTTAATAACCGGTTTCCTCGGTGCCCTTACGACCTTCTCAACTTTTAGCTATGAAACTTCAATCTTAATCCTTGAGGGAGCTTACTTGAGAGCCCTCTTAAACGTCCTCCTCAACGTCTTCCTCTGCTTAACTGCAACCTTCCTCGGTATGTGGACCTTTAAGACACTCTTTAGAGGACTTTAA
- a CDS encoding ATP cone domain-containing protein translates to MAKRFVVESSGEKFPFSRGVLVRSLTKVGLSVEDAYRVADLVAQKFKGTITTEELIELVYKVLKSQFGKKVANRYKRLVKEREVLVCEECGKSFSPFSRGILASSIRSAGVDIKEAYEIAKEVYDYLVKRGLFRIKRSELRELTAKLLKKKLGEEFAQRYLLWRKAKRFDKPIIILIGGATGVGKSRLSAELAGILEINRIASTDSIREVMRKMVSEELSPSLHVSSYRAGDEIPYLKELPKEERVIYGFLDQSEKVLTGIEAVINRAIKENVSLVVEGIHLIPGIANKFKNKAYVVHILLTTLDEEMHKSRFKSRERSSQRTSKKYLKNFKAIRRIQDFLYQKAKETNTPVIENIDFDQTRDKALEVITDRLVELTGVKA, encoded by the coding sequence ATGGCTAAACGGTTCGTAGTAGAGAGCTCAGGGGAGAAGTTTCCCTTTTCTAGGGGCGTTCTCGTCCGTTCACTAACTAAGGTGGGACTATCGGTTGAGGATGCTTATAGGGTTGCAGACCTTGTAGCTCAAAAGTTTAAGGGGACGATAACTACAGAGGAGCTTATTGAACTCGTCTATAAGGTTTTAAAGTCCCAGTTCGGGAAGAAAGTGGCAAACCGCTATAAGAGGCTGGTTAAGGAGAGGGAAGTTTTAGTATGTGAGGAGTGTGGCAAGTCCTTCTCCCCATTCTCAAGGGGAATACTAGCCTCGTCAATCCGTTCTGCAGGCGTTGATATTAAGGAAGCTTATGAGATTGCTAAAGAGGTTTACGACTACCTCGTAAAGAGGGGGCTGTTCCGCATCAAGCGCTCTGAACTTAGGGAGCTTACCGCAAAGCTCTTAAAGAAGAAGTTAGGTGAGGAGTTTGCCCAGAGGTACCTCCTGTGGAGGAAGGCTAAGAGGTTTGATAAGCCGATAATAATTTTGATTGGAGGGGCAACCGGAGTCGGGAAGTCAAGGCTCTCAGCAGAGCTTGCGGGAATCCTTGAGATTAACAGGATAGCCTCAACCGACTCTATAAGGGAAGTTATGAGGAAGATGGTTTCAGAGGAGCTCTCCCCTTCCCTCCACGTCTCATCTTACCGGGCTGGAGATGAGATTCCCTACCTTAAAGAACTTCCGAAGGAGGAGAGGGTAATCTACGGCTTCCTTGACCAGAGCGAGAAGGTCCTAACTGGAATAGAGGCAGTAATAAACAGGGCGATTAAGGAGAACGTTAGCCTTGTTGTTGAGGGAATTCACCTAATACCTGGAATAGCGAATAAGTTCAAGAATAAGGCTTACGTTGTCCACATACTCCTTACAACTCTAGACGAGGAGATGCATAAGAGCAGGTTTAAGTCAAGGGAGAGGAGCTCCCAGAGAACGAGCAAAAAGTACCTGAAGAACTTTAAGGCCATAAGGAGAATTCAAGACTTCCTCTACCAAAAGGCGAAGGAGACGAATACTCCGGTAATTGAGAACATTGACTTTGACCAGACTAGGGATAAGGCGCTTGAGGTCATAACGGATAGACTCGTTGAGTTAACGGGGGTTAAGGCGTGA
- the mltG gene encoding endolytic transglycosylase MltG, which translates to MKKFIVFLLLIGVALSFLYVRQELFKERYVSLHFEVKRGETLKEVVDRLSKEGVTDEPTLLYYFGRYKGIEVKSGCYDIKGKLSPVEVLKELTEGRPCLKSFTIVPGSNIFEVDKLLSQKGFCKEGEVLKLSKDKSFLKGLKVPSLEGFIYPDTYFVNRESSCREVLKVAVSRFHSVVDPLFKNYTPPDRVKKALKDVDLIKIVTVASIVEKETSLKEERPLIAAVIYNRLKRGMKVQCDPTVIYALKLKGVEKERLLYKDLTVNSPYNTYLYSGLPPGPICNPSLSSIEAALYPADVNYLYFVANGRGGHTFSRSYNQHLKEVRKYRKWLNGS; encoded by the coding sequence TTGAAGAAGTTCATAGTTTTCCTCCTCCTAATAGGGGTTGCTCTTTCCTTCCTCTACGTAAGGCAAGAGCTCTTTAAAGAACGATACGTCTCCCTCCACTTTGAGGTAAAGAGGGGAGAGACGCTAAAAGAAGTGGTAGATAGGCTCTCAAAGGAAGGGGTTACTGATGAGCCGACCCTTCTGTACTACTTTGGAAGGTATAAGGGAATAGAGGTAAAGAGCGGCTGTTACGACATAAAAGGGAAACTCTCACCGGTTGAAGTTTTAAAGGAACTAACAGAAGGTAGGCCGTGCTTAAAGTCATTTACGATAGTTCCCGGCTCTAACATCTTTGAAGTTGATAAACTCTTATCTCAAAAGGGTTTTTGTAAAGAGGGGGAAGTCCTAAAACTATCAAAAGACAAAAGTTTCCTCAAAGGGCTTAAAGTTCCCTCTCTTGAGGGATTTATATATCCAGATACTTACTTCGTTAACAGAGAGAGTTCCTGCAGGGAAGTTCTAAAGGTGGCCGTCAGCAGGTTCCACAGTGTAGTTGACCCACTCTTTAAAAACTACACTCCTCCTGACAGGGTTAAAAAAGCCCTTAAAGACGTTGATTTAATCAAGATAGTTACGGTTGCTTCAATAGTTGAGAAGGAGACTTCACTTAAAGAGGAGAGGCCCTTAATTGCAGCAGTTATATACAACAGGTTAAAAAGGGGTATGAAAGTTCAGTGTGACCCGACAGTAATCTACGCTTTAAAGCTGAAAGGAGTTGAAAAGGAAAGGCTCCTTTATAAAGACTTAACCGTAAATTCCCCCTACAACACTTACCTGTACAGTGGCCTTCCGCCAGGACCTATCTGCAACCCTTCACTCTCTTCAATTGAGGCAGCCCTATACCCGGCAGATGTAAACTACCTCTACTTTGTTGCAAACGGCCGTGGAGGACACACCTTCAGCCGGAGCTATAATCAGCATTTAAAAGAGGTGAGGAAGTATAGAAAATGGCTAAACGGTTCGTAG
- a CDS encoding CDP-alcohol phosphatidyltransferase family protein produces the protein MISSTNIKAKTQELLRPLAQNLESIGVTPNAITFLGFILSLLSGILIGVGEVLSGALLFTLSGLCDTLDGILARVSGRKSSFGAFLDSFLDRYSDFFPLAGVCYFAHVNQDSLLLVLTLLTIAGSYATSYARARAESLGVDCKVGLVERPERFFILLFALFTGYLLPTLSVLAVLTNFTAFQRLMCTMRELS, from the coding sequence ATGATAAGCTCTACGAACATTAAGGCCAAAACTCAGGAGCTCCTAAGGCCTTTAGCCCAGAATTTAGAAAGTATAGGGGTTACTCCTAACGCCATTACCTTTTTAGGATTTATTCTCTCCCTACTATCTGGAATACTCATTGGAGTTGGAGAAGTTCTTTCAGGAGCTCTCCTTTTCACACTTTCAGGCCTCTGTGATACGTTAGACGGGATTTTGGCGAGGGTTTCGGGGAGGAAGAGCTCTTTTGGAGCTTTTCTAGACTCCTTCCTTGATAGGTACTCAGACTTCTTCCCCCTTGCAGGAGTATGCTACTTTGCCCACGTTAATCAGGATTCCCTTCTCCTAGTTTTAACCCTTTTAACTATTGCAGGCTCTTATGCGACCAGCTACGCAAGGGCAAGGGCGGAATCACTGGGGGTTGACTGTAAAGTCGGCTTAGTTGAGAGGCCTGAGAGGTTCTTCATCCTCCTCTTTGCCCTTTTCACGGGGTACCTACTTCCGACTTTAAGTGTCCTCGCCGTCCTCACGAACTTTACGGCCTTTCAGCGCCTAATGTGTACAATGAGGGAGCTCTCTTGA
- a CDS encoding TIGR01212 family radical SAM protein (This family includes YhcC from E. coli K-12, an uncharacterized radical SAM protein.): MERYYSYSKYLKETFGEKVFRITVDAGFTCPNRDGTKGKGGCIYCYSGSEYRPEKRALSVREQIREGMERVGRRYGAKKFLVYFQAYTNTYAPVNVLKELYDTVREFKEVVGFIVGTRPDCVPDEVLQLLSSYTDKYLVWLELGLESSHFKSLRFMNRGHGVSDFVDAVLRVRNYPEIKLCVHTILGLLTEDYKDMMETADFIASLRLDGVKIHPLHVIEGTELARIYKEKPFKLLELEEYVKLVVDFIERLPESTVIQRMTGEAPPDILIGPSWCTQREKHRVIEEIRREFEWRDTYQGAKCRFKGEVCRGR; this comes from the coding sequence GTGGAGAGGTACTACTCCTACTCTAAGTATTTAAAGGAAACCTTCGGAGAGAAGGTCTTTAGAATAACGGTAGATGCAGGCTTTACCTGTCCCAACCGTGACGGAACGAAGGGAAAAGGTGGCTGCATCTACTGCTATTCAGGCTCAGAGTACAGGCCTGAAAAGAGAGCTCTCAGCGTAAGGGAGCAGATAAGGGAAGGAATGGAGAGGGTAGGCCGCCGCTACGGGGCTAAGAAGTTCCTTGTCTACTTTCAGGCCTACACAAACACCTACGCTCCCGTTAACGTTCTGAAGGAGCTCTACGACACTGTAAGGGAGTTTAAAGAAGTTGTTGGTTTCATAGTCGGAACGAGGCCCGACTGCGTTCCCGATGAAGTCCTTCAGCTCCTTAGCTCCTATACAGATAAATACCTGGTTTGGCTTGAGCTTGGCCTTGAGAGCTCCCACTTTAAGAGTTTAAGGTTCATGAACAGAGGGCACGGAGTTTCAGACTTCGTTGATGCAGTCTTAAGGGTAAGGAACTACCCTGAGATAAAGCTCTGTGTCCACACAATCTTAGGCCTTCTAACTGAAGACTACAAAGACATGATGGAAACTGCCGATTTTATAGCCTCTCTAAGGCTTGATGGAGTAAAGATTCATCCCTTACACGTTATTGAGGGGACAGAACTTGCAAGGATTTATAAGGAAAAGCCCTTTAAGTTACTAGAGCTTGAAGAGTACGTAAAACTCGTTGTTGACTTTATAGAGAGGCTCCCGGAAAGTACGGTAATTCAAAGAATGACCGGGGAAGCTCCACCTGATATTCTAATCGGCCCTTCATGGTGCACCCAGAGGGAAAAGCACAGGGTGATAGAGGAAATAAGAAGGGAGTTTGAATGGAGAGATACCTACCAGGGAGCAAAGTGCCGTTTTAAGGGGGAAGTTTGCAGAGGAAGGTAG
- a CDS encoding DUF6884 domain-containing protein, with amino-acid sequence MQRKVALITACGGKKEDKPEVAGRLYKSARIRHLYRRSKELGVPFFILSAQYGLVPGDEVIKPYERVMNPQRCKELKKQIVKVLKDFDAIVYFRGGARKDYYDCLKEAAEEAGVEFLSFGRGNMKGIGLLPKVLREAGFGISK; translated from the coding sequence TTGCAGAGGAAGGTAGCCCTAATAACCGCCTGTGGGGGAAAGAAGGAGGATAAACCGGAAGTTGCAGGAAGGCTCTATAAGAGCGCAAGGATAAGGCACCTATACAGGCGCTCAAAGGAGCTCGGAGTTCCCTTCTTTATTCTGAGTGCTCAGTACGGCCTGGTTCCTGGAGATGAAGTAATTAAACCTTATGAAAGGGTAATGAACCCTCAAAGGTGTAAAGAACTAAAAAAACAGATAGTTAAAGTCTTAAAGGATTTTGATGCAATTGTTTACTTTAGAGGAGGAGCAAGGAAAGACTACTACGACTGCCTCAAAGAGGCTGCAGAGGAAGCAGGAGTTGAGTTTCTCTCCTTCGGAAGGGGAAATATGAAGGGAATAGGCCTTCTTCCCAAAGTTCTGAGGGAGGCTGGTTTTGGGATTTCTAAGTAA